In Candidatus Desulfofervidus auxilii, one genomic interval encodes:
- the traN gene encoding conjugal transfer protein TraN: MKKAVFLIILLIVTATLPQTGYSDENVMNLVEIATEDAMITYALTVQEYSHDEFIDEFSAPTYQYHPASIEDAGVITQNYSTYQYLWVEEGLLTVATGELCTEEENSYLCAGIHVPLTSRFRGVVKYIEPKDIPPPAEELCNSICYDPSTDTRNTPFNSNSSVSVDFSLSRGMAAVLWGYFTQEGCVIKGTDDNNQEVMSLCYSGGSWTFTFKHPDGNTYSVSAPAPLKKFQHVGFSVNTNFIGIVTKVWGEAQTHTQRHDFPYNPLNMGVAGQLYTIHVSTARGISDRTIGAYEGYFLPSTKFEPFCSDAIAECPYNIVVSWASPYWIDSNRMNFGVFVQTSAGPDTVRGMCTYTEFSNPAQYTCNNNRGDLFTNSSDRIEDGSIGVWFTQNYLEGIDPYICDITGEQYGNLLSCEDNCYKPGTCSIDPEHATCPFGSQYSCNPSGQCERSGYCQETTKTELKYICPAYQHPDKYDDKEECDDNCFIETECQEQTAYQCPLDPTLPCDEETHTCIKTGTCTYTNHPTYTYYCPINGQEYDNQQACNDACIEQGECQDSGYYTCPFGDQYPCNNQHQCTKTGSCSEIEEGYNVWVCSLDDSEYETQSACVSGCVQTGTCTPQTEPQCSSWWCEDCPNSCPVIGSVGGHTFFIHTYNSYHVCIGYLGNPAGGNGCTGHCISYNHDPQYIWNWQDWMGNKYLAWATCNADKTHCTVYVKYTPNGSTVSRTFAPCVNVTKYKCSLNNQLYNTQTQCLNACQTTGSCTQETRTRTRYKCSLNGLKYDTLSACESACQQSAQCTYHAQWTCSLNNQNYTDITTCNQQCKQGEECETHQHDHYSWDCSLDGQGYSTEADCEENCIQEADCNSYLEYFCPINEQTYPDSESCENACKQPQECIAVNVPVTGFVCSLDGEFYYTEGECSQNCKAIANCEGAYRCDINNGVFFDEDECKENCRINGNCLSIDEHIRGGVIQNHSQGEYSEDYAMELNSVPLEMTFEKIGFFRDIHFKLGYESHRHPDWLEGNYNCIWKDTGIIPNFCTEGQVETDDGCFRQIAHLCPDDHYEIPDAGIQGTSNDKQWWCYRFVEDASCWEDDETQFGNGCYIFASPAHPTICPSGSTLIPWPEQNYMCLFQQNPFTDPYCPPGQQAYEGNCYYTATPTCPSGWTRNGGICEKTEDACPQGYDYILFNVICRSGNTFADPSDGTCNGCPAGYSCLTNYEVCYQQTASSPPCPSGQYEYYDLCFYTSAPSCSSGCSRDGGTCNCTQSACPAGYDYFADMDICYQWTQVACLPGYTWNGSSSLCEKYEEAQCTSGERKNDPETGEAGCYIFKRHIYCRTQNPDDPCTYGNLVFYQDDCYCKSEPNCDNLNEDVIIGTTHKNPDTCWALDHKVCPADNQFKDRGELKSEDRCLEKVLCPEEVNKPASAGDTTWTLARVAAYQNFGSTESIGLRGEYTDTETGITYGISLPTGQTVGESGFASCPLGNGSKCQEIIPFYWACGSEHQCDACFAPPLNPYYSITRVKAVNPTAGPYYGITLDTYTYNQAQTLASEYNGFLPEDSDAANLASLFSGVSYWKEGQPSEDETEHRAVIIKWNNLGTVGFYARCVYDDNKDPLCPGFLVECQNGECPFTDDQGNPLPCQPYEGGQYCSPFKCNSLVDPANIPEPDEGEENDKKDDGTIDEYGNCLGTIYIFNGQTIFCRDNGIKTLGVDCCADPGGNFLFFKMKCNEQEVQLVEARRHGMAHKVGEFCALKIFGICFQPKQSWCVFKSMLGRIIAEQGRPQIGNGLHGEGFGPSCSPSNPDACWGSAKSPDCRGFTPEEFQRLDFSKIDLTEFYEHIKTRAESDIQQKTQEKAMEQLQHYY, translated from the coding sequence GTGAAAAAGGCTGTTTTTCTGATAATCCTTCTTATTGTTACTGCAACCCTGCCACAAACAGGATATTCCGATGAAAATGTCATGAATCTGGTGGAGATTGCCACCGAGGATGCCATGATTACCTATGCCCTGACCGTACAGGAATACAGTCATGATGAATTCATTGATGAATTCTCAGCACCCACTTATCAGTATCACCCGGCATCCATAGAGGATGCAGGAGTAATTACACAAAATTATAGCACTTACCAATATCTCTGGGTTGAAGAGGGACTCTTAACCGTGGCCACCGGTGAACTGTGCACTGAAGAGGAAAATTCATATCTTTGTGCAGGAATACACGTTCCTCTAACCAGCCGTTTTAGAGGGGTGGTAAAGTACATAGAACCAAAAGATATTCCTCCCCCAGCCGAGGAACTGTGTAACAGTATCTGCTATGACCCATCAACAGACACCAGAAATACTCCCTTTAACTCAAACTCCTCAGTTTCAGTGGACTTCTCACTTTCAAGAGGCATGGCAGCAGTGCTGTGGGGTTACTTCACACAGGAAGGATGTGTCATAAAGGGCACTGATGATAACAACCAGGAGGTAATGAGTCTCTGTTACAGTGGTGGAAGCTGGACCTTCACGTTCAAACATCCTGACGGGAATACCTACAGCGTCTCAGCTCCCGCACCGCTGAAAAAGTTTCAGCATGTGGGCTTCTCGGTAAATACAAACTTTATAGGAATAGTAACCAAGGTCTGGGGAGAAGCACAGACACACACCCAGAGGCATGATTTTCCCTACAACCCGTTGAATATGGGTGTAGCAGGCCAGCTTTACACAATTCATGTCTCCACCGCAAGGGGCATATCGGATAGAACCATCGGTGCATACGAAGGATATTTTCTGCCGTCAACAAAATTTGAACCCTTCTGCAGTGATGCCATTGCTGAGTGTCCGTATAACATTGTCGTCAGCTGGGCAAGCCCCTACTGGATTGATTCCAACAGGATGAACTTTGGCGTATTTGTCCAGACCAGCGCAGGGCCTGATACAGTAAGGGGTATGTGTACATATACTGAGTTTTCCAATCCAGCACAGTATACCTGCAACAATAACAGGGGAGATTTGTTTACAAACTCAAGTGACAGGATTGAAGATGGCTCAATAGGTGTGTGGTTTACCCAGAATTACCTTGAGGGAATTGACCCCTATATATGTGATATAACTGGTGAGCAGTATGGTAATCTGCTCAGCTGTGAGGATAACTGTTATAAACCAGGTACCTGCTCCATTGATCCGGAGCATGCCACCTGTCCCTTTGGTTCGCAATATTCATGTAACCCAAGCGGGCAGTGTGAAAGAAGTGGCTACTGTCAGGAAACAACAAAGACAGAACTCAAATATATATGTCCGGCATATCAACACCCTGATAAATATGATGACAAAGAAGAATGCGACGATAACTGTTTTATCGAGACAGAGTGCCAGGAGCAGACTGCCTATCAATGCCCGCTTGACCCAACCCTACCCTGTGATGAGGAAACACATACATGTATAAAAACAGGAACATGCACCTATACAAATCATCCCACTTATACCTATTACTGTCCGATAAACGGCCAGGAGTATGATAATCAGCAGGCCTGTAACGATGCCTGTATTGAACAGGGAGAGTGCCAGGACAGCGGATATTATACCTGTCCTTTTGGAGACCAGTACCCATGTAATAACCAGCACCAGTGCACAAAGACAGGAAGCTGCTCTGAAATAGAGGAGGGGTATAATGTATGGGTATGCTCACTTGATGACAGTGAATATGAAACTCAATCGGCCTGTGTGAGCGGATGTGTTCAAACGGGCACCTGCACTCCACAAACAGAACCTCAATGTAGTAGCTGGTGGTGCGAGGACTGTCCTAATTCCTGTCCAGTCATCGGGAGTGTGGGCGGACATACCTTTTTCATACATACTTATAACTCTTATCATGTGTGTATTGGCTATCTAGGTAATCCCGCTGGCGGCAATGGCTGCACTGGGCACTGTATATCTTATAACCATGACCCACAGTACATCTGGAATTGGCAAGATTGGATGGGGAATAAATATCTTGCCTGGGCAACCTGTAACGCAGATAAAACTCACTGTACCGTTTATGTAAAGTATACACCCAATGGAAGCACTGTCTCCAGGACATTTGCACCCTGTGTAAATGTCACAAAATATAAATGCTCACTTAACAACCAGCTTTATAACACACAGACACAGTGCCTGAATGCCTGCCAGACAACAGGCTCATGTACCCAGGAGACCAGGACCCGTACCCGTTATAAGTGTTCTTTAAATGGGCTAAAATACGACACCCTATCAGCCTGTGAGAGTGCCTGCCAGCAGAGTGCCCAGTGCACCTATCATGCCCAGTGGACATGTTCCCTAAATAACCAGAACTATACAGATATCACCACCTGTAATCAGCAATGCAAGCAGGGAGAGGAGTGTGAGACACACCAGCATGATCATTACAGCTGGGACTGCTCACTTGATGGCCAGGGTTATAGCACTGAAGCAGATTGTGAAGAAAACTGCATACAGGAGGCAGATTGTAATTCATATCTTGAGTATTTCTGTCCAATTAATGAGCAGACCTATCCTGATAGTGAATCATGTGAAAACGCATGTAAACAGCCACAGGAATGTATAGCGGTAAACGTCCCTGTGACAGGTTTTGTTTGCAGTCTGGATGGAGAATTCTATTACACCGAAGGGGAGTGTTCACAGAACTGTAAGGCCATCGCTAACTGCGAGGGGGCATACAGGTGTGACATAAACAATGGGGTCTTTTTTGACGAGGATGAGTGTAAGGAAAACTGTCGTATAAACGGTAACTGCCTTTCAATCGATGAGCATATCAGGGGAGGTGTAATCCAGAACCACTCCCAGGGAGAATATTCTGAAGATTATGCCATGGAACTTAACTCGGTACCTCTTGAAATGACCTTTGAAAAAATTGGATTTTTTAGAGATATTCACTTTAAACTTGGCTATGAGAGCCATAGGCACCCTGACTGGCTTGAAGGAAATTATAACTGTATCTGGAAAGACACAGGTATTATTCCCAACTTCTGCACCGAAGGCCAGGTGGAAACAGATGATGGCTGTTTCAGGCAGATTGCCCATCTCTGCCCTGATGATCACTATGAAATTCCCGATGCCGGCATTCAGGGCACATCTAACGATAAACAGTGGTGGTGCTACCGCTTTGTGGAAGACGCCTCATGCTGGGAGGATGATGAAACACAGTTTGGCAATGGATGTTATATCTTTGCCAGCCCGGCACATCCCACAATATGCCCATCAGGTTCAACCCTTATACCATGGCCGGAGCAAAACTATATGTGTCTCTTCCAGCAAAACCCCTTTACAGACCCTTACTGTCCTCCAGGCCAGCAGGCCTATGAAGGAAACTGTTACTATACAGCTACCCCTACCTGTCCTTCAGGCTGGACAAGAAATGGGGGAATCTGCGAAAAAACAGAAGATGCCTGTCCACAGGGCTATGACTATATCCTGTTTAATGTAATATGTCGGTCTGGAAATACCTTTGCTGACCCATCTGACGGCACCTGTAACGGTTGTCCTGCCGGGTATAGCTGCCTCACAAATTATGAGGTCTGTTACCAGCAAACTGCCTCATCACCCCCATGTCCCTCTGGACAATATGAATATTACGACCTTTGCTTTTATACATCAGCTCCTTCCTGTAGTTCTGGCTGCAGCAGAGATGGAGGTACCTGTAACTGCACCCAGAGTGCGTGCCCCGCTGGTTATGACTACTTTGCAGATATGGATATTTGTTATCAGTGGACACAGGTTGCCTGTCTGCCCGGTTACACCTGGAACGGTTCAAGTAGTCTCTGCGAAAAATACGAGGAGGCACAATGTACCAGCGGTGAAAGAAAGAACGACCCCGAAACCGGAGAGGCAGGATGCTATATCTTTAAGAGACATATTTATTGTCGAACCCAGAATCCTGATGACCCCTGCACGTATGGAAATCTGGTATTCTACCAGGATGATTGTTACTGTAAGTCAGAGCCAAATTGTGATAATCTGAATGAAGACGTCATTATAGGCACCACACATAAAAATCCTGATACCTGCTGGGCACTGGACCATAAGGTATGCCCGGCTGATAACCAGTTTAAAGACAGAGGAGAATTGAAGAGTGAAGATAGATGCCTGGAAAAGGTGCTCTGTCCTGAAGAAGTCAACAAACCTGCTTCGGCAGGGGATACTACCTGGACACTGGCAAGGGTGGCTGCCTACCAGAACTTTGGCAGCACTGAGTCCATTGGTCTAAGAGGGGAATATACAGATACTGAAACAGGCATTACCTACGGCATATCTCTGCCCACAGGACAGACTGTAGGAGAATCAGGATTTGCCTCATGTCCCCTTGGAAATGGCAGTAAATGCCAGGAAATCATTCCTTTTTACTGGGCATGTGGGTCGGAACACCAGTGCGATGCCTGTTTTGCCCCACCACTCAATCCCTATTATTCCATCACCAGGGTAAAGGCTGTTAATCCTACGGCAGGACCATATTATGGAATTACACTGGATACATACACTTACAATCAGGCACAGACCCTGGCCTCGGAATACAATGGATTCTTACCCGAAGACTCAGATGCTGCAAATCTTGCTTCACTCTTTAGTGGAGTTTCTTACTGGAAAGAAGGCCAGCCCTCAGAGGACGAAACAGAGCACAGGGCGGTGATTATAAAATGGAACAACCTGGGTACAGTGGGATTCTATGCCCGCTGTGTCTATGACGATAACAAAGACCCTCTCTGTCCGGGATTTCTGGTTGAATGCCAGAATGGAGAGTGCCCGTTCACTGATGACCAGGGAAATCCGCTTCCCTGTCAGCCTTATGAGGGAGGGCAGTACTGCAGTCCGTTTAAATGTAACAGTCTGGTTGACCCTGCCAATATACCCGAACCTGATGAAGGAGAAGAAAACGATAAAAAGGATGATGGCACCATTGATGAGTATGGAAACTGTCTTGGCACCATCTATATATTCAACGGGCAGACCATATTCTGCCGTGATAACGGAATTAAAACCCTTGGTGTGGACTGCTGTGCAGACCCGGGTGGGAATTTTCTCTTTTTCAAGATGAAGTGCAACGAGCAGGAAGTACAGCTGGTTGAGGCCAGAAGGCATGGTATGGCCCATAAGGTGGGAGAGTTCTGTGCTCTGAAGATTTTTGGTATCTGCTTCCAGCCAAAACAGTCCTGGTGCGTATTTAAGTCCATGCTGGGAAGAATTATTGCAGAACAGGGAAGACCACAGATAGGTAACGGTTTGCATGGTGAGGGTTTCGGCCCATCGTGCAGCCCATCCAACCCGGATGCCTGCTGGGGAAGTGCGAAATCTCCTGACTGCCGTGGATTTACACCGGAGGAGTTCCAGAGACTGGACTTCTCAAAGATAGACCTCACAGAATTTTACGAGCATATCAAGACCAGGGCTGAATCTGACATTCAACAAAAAACACAAGAAAAAGCCATGGAACAGCTACAGCATTACTACTAG
- a CDS encoding type-F conjugative transfer system pilin assembly protein TrbC, with the protein MKKYPSVVKTLFILALTIIIGVILFMAIPFLVYGEGNTEAVKKAQRQVEELQKQLQVNPELNRYYQQAQKQALKQVREFRKKRAQEIQAYNRLLQKQYGINMELSGKASGISTDMNHYLMPDERIYIFMSSSVPMVTWNNYAEDIDKIRDPNIVMVLRGCIGGCEHIKPTLKFIQKIIVPKGFSSVDTSREGWEEELKKKARRVQIWIDPLLFRYYRITEVPCIVYAKDVHPMDELSEGLKENLEGKPHYWKVYGDWKLSYMLEKLYEQSNARNVKKIIEALNRSWYSSGGEQQEKTRGSSQSKR; encoded by the coding sequence GTGAAGAAATATCCATCTGTAGTGAAAACCCTGTTTATTCTGGCATTAACCATTATTATCGGCGTAATCCTCTTTATGGCCATTCCCTTCCTGGTTTATGGAGAAGGAAATACAGAGGCAGTAAAGAAGGCACAGAGACAGGTAGAGGAACTCCAGAAGCAGCTACAGGTCAATCCGGAACTGAACCGTTATTATCAACAGGCACAGAAGCAGGCACTTAAGCAGGTCAGGGAATTCCGCAAAAAAAGAGCACAGGAAATACAGGCTTATAACCGGCTGTTACAGAAACAATACGGTATAAACATGGAATTATCAGGGAAGGCTTCAGGTATTTCCACAGACATGAATCACTATCTCATGCCTGACGAGAGAATCTATATATTCATGAGCAGCAGTGTACCCATGGTTACCTGGAATAACTATGCAGAAGATATTGATAAAATCAGGGACCCAAATATTGTCATGGTGCTCAGGGGTTGCATCGGTGGATGTGAACACATAAAGCCAACCCTTAAGTTCATCCAGAAAATCATAGTTCCCAAAGGGTTTTCTTCAGTGGATACCTCCCGGGAAGGATGGGAGGAAGAACTGAAGAAAAAGGCCAGAAGGGTTCAGATATGGATAGACCCCCTGTTATTCAGGTATTACAGGATTACCGAGGTACCCTGTATTGTATACGCAAAAGACGTTCATCCCATGGACGAGCTCAGTGAGGGACTTAAGGAAAACCTGGAGGGGAAACCGCATTACTGGAAGGTATATGGTGACTGGAAACTTTCCTATATGCTTGAAAAACTGTATGAACAGAGCAACGCCCGGAATGTAAAGAAAATCATTGAGGCACTTAACAGAAGCTGGTATTCCTCGGGAGGGGAACAGCAGGAAAAGACCAGAGGAAGCTCGCAATCAAAAAGGTAA
- a CDS encoding type II toxin-antitoxin system mRNA interferase toxin, RelE/StbE family: MPKKKLKWTHLAIEDMNNIKRTISEDNPSAAENMIKTIRNKVERLKDFPTSGRVVPEFQSPALREVIVPPYRVVYRVVSSEIHILRVWHSKQEIK; encoded by the coding sequence GTGCCAAAGAAAAAGCTGAAATGGACACACCTTGCCATAGAGGACATGAACAATATCAAAAGAACAATATCTGAGGATAATCCATCTGCCGCTGAAAACATGATCAAGACCATCAGAAACAAGGTAGAACGCCTCAAAGATTTTCCCACATCTGGACGAGTGGTTCCAGAATTTCAAAGTCCAGCCCTGAGAGAAGTCATTGTTCCTCCGTATCGAGTTGTCTATCGTGTAGTTAGTTCAGAGATTCACATCCTCCGCGTCTGGCACAGTAAGCAGGAAATTAAGTAG
- a CDS encoding type II toxin-antitoxin system Phd/YefM family antitoxin gives MQRIKFSEDIKPISDLRAKGAEIINQVKTTKRPILITQRGRGVAVLLEVSEFEKQQEKIAFMEAIVKGMEAAEKGELISHAEAMKKLGL, from the coding sequence ATGCAAAGAATAAAATTTAGTGAAGATATAAAACCCATATCTGACCTAAGAGCAAAAGGGGCGGAGATTATCAATCAAGTCAAGACAACTAAAAGACCCATTCTGATTACTCAAAGAGGCCGTGGTGTGGCTGTGCTTCTGGAGGTATCCGAGTTTGAGAAGCAACAGGAAAAAATTGCCTTTATGGAAGCCATAGTAAAAGGGATGGAAGCTGCTGAAAAAGGGGAATTGATTTCACACGCTGAAGCAATGAAAAAACTGGGGCTTTGA
- a CDS encoding PIN domain-containing protein, producing the protein MPALPITNVKNTLQDVIHAAKIKARYPMSYADCFAVATAIKEKATIITGDPDFKQIEKIVSVEWLETSL; encoded by the coding sequence TTGCCTGCCTTGCCCATAACTAATGTTAAAAACACCCTGCAAGACGTAATCCACGCAGCAAAAATCAAGGCTCGATATCCCATGTCATACGCGGACTGTTTTGCGGTTGCTACTGCGATTAAGGAAAAGGCAACCATCATTACTGGAGACCCTGACTTTAAACAAATTGAAAAGATTGTTAGCGTTGAGTGGTTGGAAACATCTCTCTAA
- a CDS encoding AbrB/MazE/SpoVT family DNA-binding domain-containing protein, whose translation MPISTLSSKGQLVIPKEVRDALGIKPKQKLLLKVVKGHIVIEPLPEGPVEYFCGIFKEGTSLTRALLRERNEDKRREEKILLNSFPLLAYLCQEDG comes from the coding sequence ATGCCAATATCTACTCTATCATCAAAAGGACAGTTAGTAATACCAAAAGAGGTAAGAGATGCCCTTGGCATAAAGCCAAAACAGAAGTTACTTTTAAAGGTGGTAAAAGGCCATATTGTAATAGAACCACTTCCAGAGGGCCCTGTTGAGTATTTCTGCGGTATTTTCAAAGAGGGGACTTCACTAACAAGAGCATTACTGAGAGAACGAAATGAGGATAAAAGGCGTGAAGAAAAAATATTGCTTAATTCTTTCCCCCTTCTGGCATATTTATGCCAGGAAGATGGTTAG
- a CDS encoding type II toxin-antitoxin system HicA family toxin: protein MKLPVVSSADVERVLKKTGFKYAPKRERGSHKAFYKEESGKKRLVIVPERKSIPKGTLMAILEQAGLSREEFIEILKR, encoded by the coding sequence ATGAAGCTGCCTGTCGTGTCATCTGCGGATGTAGAAAGAGTTCTAAAGAAAACAGGTTTTAAGTATGCACCCAAAAGAGAAAGGGGAAGTCATAAGGCTTTTTATAAAGAAGAATCAGGTAAAAAACGTTTGGTAATTGTGCCTGAAAGGAAAAGCATCCCAAAAGGAACATTAATGGCTATTTTAGAACAAGCTGGTTTAAGCAGAGAGGAGTTTATTGAAATTTTAAAAAGATAA
- a CDS encoding type II toxin-antitoxin system HicB family antitoxin has protein sequence MKTYKFTSVIWKEKEGYVSKCPELGVASAGDTVEEALKNLKEAVELYLENAKELGMLEEIDEIGTAERFTSLLEVAVA, from the coding sequence ATGAAGACTTATAAGTTTACTAGTGTCATTTGGAAAGAAAAAGAGGGCTATGTCTCCAAATGTCCTGAATTAGGCGTAGCGAGTGCTGGTGATACTGTAGAAGAGGCTTTAAAAAATTTAAAGGAGGCTGTGGAGCTTTACTTAGAAAATGCAAAGGAGTTGGGGATGCTTGAAGAAATTGATGAAATTGGGACGGCTGAGAGATTTACATCGCTTTTAGAGGTAGCTGTGGCATGA
- a CDS encoding DUF5677 domain-containing protein encodes MIKNKYEDIFKFAQEVLDNNIKLLNGQNADSLPKSVVLYHYRRAFSLLYAIKILCEQGFATEGMVLLRSLLNLYINVMWLTTGNIDSRMKRFVDFEIIIRYRRIKTLRELGEVSKEEGDKELEKMRERYEKIKKKYNLKGNPRYWRWSGKSIRQMAKEVSLINEYEIIYPYLSEREHTSPVAARDYLDNSRRGYTMVRAGPSNSKIDMVIFPALGYFLNVKEIALDTFDMDLTSLKIERQELSKLENKYWGQKG; translated from the coding sequence ATGATCAAAAACAAATATGAAGATATTTTTAAATTTGCACAGGAAGTTTTAGATAATAATATTAAACTTTTAAATGGTCAAAATGCCGATTCATTGCCCAAAAGTGTTGTTCTATATCATTATAGACGAGCTTTTAGTCTTTTATACGCAATCAAAATTCTATGCGAACAAGGTTTTGCCACAGAAGGTATGGTACTTCTTCGTAGCCTCCTTAATCTTTATATCAATGTAATGTGGTTGACCACAGGTAATATTGATTCTAGAATGAAACGGTTTGTAGATTTTGAAATCATTATTAGGTATAGAAGAATTAAAACATTAAGAGAACTTGGTGAAGTATCCAAAGAAGAAGGGGATAAAGAATTAGAAAAAATGCGTGAAAGATATGAAAAAATAAAGAAAAAATATAATCTAAAAGGCAACCCAAGGTATTGGCGTTGGTCTGGAAAGTCTATTCGTCAGATGGCTAAAGAAGTATCCTTAATAAACGAATATGAGATTATTTATCCCTATCTTTCTGAAAGAGAACACACAAGTCCTGTAGCTGCGAGAGACTATTTGGATAATTCCAGAAGGGGATATACAATGGTAAGAGCAGGACCGAGCAATTCCAAAATAGATATGGTAATATTTCCAGCGCTTGGTTATTTTTTAAATGTCAAGGAAATCGCACTTGATACATTTGATATGGACTTAACTAGCTTAAAAATAGAAAGACAGGAGCTTTCCAAACTGGAAAATAAGTATTGGGGGCAAAAGGGGTAA
- a CDS encoding DUF2283 domain-containing protein produces the protein MRKIKYSKDVDILLIELSDKPIDYAEEEGRIIIHFSKDGEPVLIEILDAKEFVLSSIASVIQEKEVALTL, from the coding sequence ATGAGAAAGATTAAATACAGTAAGGATGTGGATATCCTCCTCATAGAGCTCTCAGACAAACCGATTGATTACGCCGAAGAAGAAGGGCGAATCATCATTCATTTTAGCAAGGATGGAGAGCCAGTTCTTATAGAAATTTTAGACGCAAAGGAATTTGTCTTAAGCTCCATTGCCAGTGTCATTCAAGAGAAGGAAGTTGCCTTAACTTTGTGA
- a CDS encoding DUF4258 domain-containing protein, which yields MKKVDFTNHARLKIDLFKKHGVEIEEDFIRKTVIEPDNIEKGYKGRLIAQKELDEGHVLRVVYEEEADKFIIITLYPGRKKRYEKD from the coding sequence ATGAAAAAAGTTGATTTTACCAATCATGCTCGTCTTAAAATAGATTTGTTTAAAAAGCATGGAGTAGAAATAGAAGAAGATTTTATTAGAAAAACGGTGATTGAGCCAGATAATATAGAAAAAGGTTATAAGGGGAGGCTTATTGCTCAAAAAGAATTAGATGAAGGTCATGTGCTAAGAGTAGTTTATGAGGAAGAGGCTGATAAATTTATTATAATTACCTTATATCCAGGGAGGAAGAAAAGATATGAGAAAGATTAA